The Henckelia pumila isolate YLH828 chromosome 2, ASM3356847v2, whole genome shotgun sequence genome includes a window with the following:
- the LOC140880474 gene encoding probable polygalacturonase isoform X2, with product MKRLVILLLLLVSSYAAEYNGECKSTWPMIPRPHSVSVSEFGAVGDGKTLNTLAFQNAIFYLRSFVDKGGAQLYVPPGRWVIGCINLTSHLTLFLEKDAVLLATQDHSRWDVVGPLPSYGRGLEIPGNRYGSLITGHNLTDVVITGNNGTIDGQGSVWWKQADAHSLNYSRPHLIELIGSDHVLISNLTFLNAPAWNIHPVYCRYLLVQNITVYSPPESPRTSGIVPDSSEHVCIENSNISTGYDAVVLKSGWDEYGISYGKPTNNVHIRGVRLKSSSGSGIALGSEMSGGISNVLVEHLDVQDSLTGVQLKTARGRGGYIEAIYVSDAYMENVQEGIKATGQFDSHPDDKYDPDALPVVSEITFKNFVGVNISTAGTFLGINESPFTSICLSNISFSISSNSSTSWVCSNVEGSSTNVLPEPCPELQNPTSNSSDNCKFFSLSYPNSQVAVL from the exons ATGAAGAGGCTAGTAA TTTTGCTTCTGCTCCTGGTTTCGAGTTATGCAGCAGAATACAATGGAGAATGCAAGTCTACTTGGCCGATGATTCCCAGACCTCACAGTGTCTCTGTTTCGGAATTCGGGGCAGTAGGAGATGGGAAAACCTTAAATACTTTAGCATTTCAAAATGCTATTTTCTATCTGAGGTCCTTCGTTGACAAGGGCGGTGCACAACTGTATGTTCCACCTGGCCGTTGGGTTATCGGATGCATCAATCTCACCAGCCATCTTACGCTATTCCTCGAAAAAGATGCCGTTCTTCTTGCCACTCAG GATCATAGCCGTTGGGATGTTGTTGGACCCTTACCTTCTTATGGTCGGGGCCTTGAGATACCCGGTAACAGATATGGCAGCTTGATCACGGGACATAATTTAACTGACGTGGTTATAACGG GCAATAATGGAACTATTGATGGTCAGGGCTCGGTTTGGTGGAAACAAGCGGATGCGCATTCCTTAAATTACAGCCGACCACATTTAATAGAATTGATCGGCTCAGACCATGTTTTGATATCGAACTTGACCTTTTTAAATGCACCTGCTTGGAATATACATCCAGTTTACTGCAG ATACTTGCTGGTTCAGAACATTACAGTATATTCTCCGCCCGAGTCTCCACGCACCAGTGGGATAGTTCCAG ATTCTTCTGAGCATGTGTGCATTGAGAACAGCAACATTAGCACGGGATATGATGCGGTTGTGCTTAAAAGTGGTTGGGATGAGTATGGAATATCATATGGGAAACCAACCAACAATGTTCATATTCGGGGGGTTCGCCTAAAGTCGTCTTCAGGATCAGGAATCGCACTTGGCAGCGAAATGTCAGGCGGCATTTCAAATGTATTGGTGGAGCACCTAGACGTGCAGGACTCATTGACAGGAGTTCAGCTGAAGACAGCAAGAGGAAGAGGCGGCTATATCGAAGCCATATATGTATCAGATGCTTACATGGAAAACGTACAGGAGGGAATCAAGGCAACAGGCCAGTTTGATTCACATCCGGATGACAAATATGATCCCGATGCTCTGCCCGTGGTTAGTGAAATTACCTTCAAGAACTTTGTTGGTGTAAATATTAGTACAGCCGGTACCTTTCTGGGAATAAATGAATCTCCCTTTACTTCTATATGTTTATCAAACATATCATTCTCAATCTCATCCAATTCATCCACATCGTGGGTGTGCTCCAACGTTGAGGGGTCCTCGACCAATGTGTTGCCGGAACCTTGCCCTGAACTCCAGAACCCAACTTCCAATTCATCAGACAACTGCAAGTTCTTCTCCCTTTCGTATCCGAATAGTCAAGTGGCAGTCTTATGA
- the LOC140880474 gene encoding probable polygalacturonase isoform X1: MKRLAVLLLLLVSSYAAEYNGECKSTWPMIPRPHSVSVSEFGAVGDGKTLNTLAFQNAIFYLRSFVDKGGAQLYVPPGRWVIGCINLTSHLTLFLEKDAVLLATQDHSRWDVVGPLPSYGRGLEIPGNRYGSLITGHNLTDVVITGNNGTIDGQGSVWWKQADAHSLNYSRPHLIELIGSDHVLISNLTFLNAPAWNIHPVYCRYLLVQNITVYSPPESPRTSGIVPDSSEHVCIENSNISTGYDAVVLKSGWDEYGISYGKPTNNVHIRGVRLKSSSGSGIALGSEMSGGISNVLVEHLDVQDSLTGVQLKTARGRGGYIEAIYVSDAYMENVQEGIKATGQFDSHPDDKYDPDALPVVSEITFKNFVGVNISTAGTFLGINESPFTSICLSNISFSISSNSSTSWVCSNVEGSSTNVLPEPCPELQNPTSNSSDNCKFFSLSYPNSQVAVL, from the exons ATGAAGAGGCTA GCAGTTTTGCTTCTGCTCCTGGTTTCGAGTTATGCAGCAGAATACAATGGAGAATGCAAGTCTACTTGGCCGATGATTCCCAGACCTCACAGTGTCTCTGTTTCGGAATTCGGGGCAGTAGGAGATGGGAAAACCTTAAATACTTTAGCATTTCAAAATGCTATTTTCTATCTGAGGTCCTTCGTTGACAAGGGCGGTGCACAACTGTATGTTCCACCTGGCCGTTGGGTTATCGGATGCATCAATCTCACCAGCCATCTTACGCTATTCCTCGAAAAAGATGCCGTTCTTCTTGCCACTCAG GATCATAGCCGTTGGGATGTTGTTGGACCCTTACCTTCTTATGGTCGGGGCCTTGAGATACCCGGTAACAGATATGGCAGCTTGATCACGGGACATAATTTAACTGACGTGGTTATAACGG GCAATAATGGAACTATTGATGGTCAGGGCTCGGTTTGGTGGAAACAAGCGGATGCGCATTCCTTAAATTACAGCCGACCACATTTAATAGAATTGATCGGCTCAGACCATGTTTTGATATCGAACTTGACCTTTTTAAATGCACCTGCTTGGAATATACATCCAGTTTACTGCAG ATACTTGCTGGTTCAGAACATTACAGTATATTCTCCGCCCGAGTCTCCACGCACCAGTGGGATAGTTCCAG ATTCTTCTGAGCATGTGTGCATTGAGAACAGCAACATTAGCACGGGATATGATGCGGTTGTGCTTAAAAGTGGTTGGGATGAGTATGGAATATCATATGGGAAACCAACCAACAATGTTCATATTCGGGGGGTTCGCCTAAAGTCGTCTTCAGGATCAGGAATCGCACTTGGCAGCGAAATGTCAGGCGGCATTTCAAATGTATTGGTGGAGCACCTAGACGTGCAGGACTCATTGACAGGAGTTCAGCTGAAGACAGCAAGAGGAAGAGGCGGCTATATCGAAGCCATATATGTATCAGATGCTTACATGGAAAACGTACAGGAGGGAATCAAGGCAACAGGCCAGTTTGATTCACATCCGGATGACAAATATGATCCCGATGCTCTGCCCGTGGTTAGTGAAATTACCTTCAAGAACTTTGTTGGTGTAAATATTAGTACAGCCGGTACCTTTCTGGGAATAAATGAATCTCCCTTTACTTCTATATGTTTATCAAACATATCATTCTCAATCTCATCCAATTCATCCACATCGTGGGTGTGCTCCAACGTTGAGGGGTCCTCGACCAATGTGTTGCCGGAACCTTGCCCTGAACTCCAGAACCCAACTTCCAATTCATCAGACAACTGCAAGTTCTTCTCCCTTTCGTATCCGAATAGTCAAGTGGCAGTCTTATGA
- the LOC140880474 gene encoding probable polygalacturonase isoform X3, translating to MIPRPHSVSVSEFGAVGDGKTLNTLAFQNAIFYLRSFVDKGGAQLYVPPGRWVIGCINLTSHLTLFLEKDAVLLATQDHSRWDVVGPLPSYGRGLEIPGNRYGSLITGHNLTDVVITGNNGTIDGQGSVWWKQADAHSLNYSRPHLIELIGSDHVLISNLTFLNAPAWNIHPVYCRYLLVQNITVYSPPESPRTSGIVPDSSEHVCIENSNISTGYDAVVLKSGWDEYGISYGKPTNNVHIRGVRLKSSSGSGIALGSEMSGGISNVLVEHLDVQDSLTGVQLKTARGRGGYIEAIYVSDAYMENVQEGIKATGQFDSHPDDKYDPDALPVVSEITFKNFVGVNISTAGTFLGINESPFTSICLSNISFSISSNSSTSWVCSNVEGSSTNVLPEPCPELQNPTSNSSDNCKFFSLSYPNSQVAVL from the exons ATGATTCCCAGACCTCACAGTGTCTCTGTTTCGGAATTCGGGGCAGTAGGAGATGGGAAAACCTTAAATACTTTAGCATTTCAAAATGCTATTTTCTATCTGAGGTCCTTCGTTGACAAGGGCGGTGCACAACTGTATGTTCCACCTGGCCGTTGGGTTATCGGATGCATCAATCTCACCAGCCATCTTACGCTATTCCTCGAAAAAGATGCCGTTCTTCTTGCCACTCAG GATCATAGCCGTTGGGATGTTGTTGGACCCTTACCTTCTTATGGTCGGGGCCTTGAGATACCCGGTAACAGATATGGCAGCTTGATCACGGGACATAATTTAACTGACGTGGTTATAACGG GCAATAATGGAACTATTGATGGTCAGGGCTCGGTTTGGTGGAAACAAGCGGATGCGCATTCCTTAAATTACAGCCGACCACATTTAATAGAATTGATCGGCTCAGACCATGTTTTGATATCGAACTTGACCTTTTTAAATGCACCTGCTTGGAATATACATCCAGTTTACTGCAG ATACTTGCTGGTTCAGAACATTACAGTATATTCTCCGCCCGAGTCTCCACGCACCAGTGGGATAGTTCCAG ATTCTTCTGAGCATGTGTGCATTGAGAACAGCAACATTAGCACGGGATATGATGCGGTTGTGCTTAAAAGTGGTTGGGATGAGTATGGAATATCATATGGGAAACCAACCAACAATGTTCATATTCGGGGGGTTCGCCTAAAGTCGTCTTCAGGATCAGGAATCGCACTTGGCAGCGAAATGTCAGGCGGCATTTCAAATGTATTGGTGGAGCACCTAGACGTGCAGGACTCATTGACAGGAGTTCAGCTGAAGACAGCAAGAGGAAGAGGCGGCTATATCGAAGCCATATATGTATCAGATGCTTACATGGAAAACGTACAGGAGGGAATCAAGGCAACAGGCCAGTTTGATTCACATCCGGATGACAAATATGATCCCGATGCTCTGCCCGTGGTTAGTGAAATTACCTTCAAGAACTTTGTTGGTGTAAATATTAGTACAGCCGGTACCTTTCTGGGAATAAATGAATCTCCCTTTACTTCTATATGTTTATCAAACATATCATTCTCAATCTCATCCAATTCATCCACATCGTGGGTGTGCTCCAACGTTGAGGGGTCCTCGACCAATGTGTTGCCGGAACCTTGCCCTGAACTCCAGAACCCAACTTCCAATTCATCAGACAACTGCAAGTTCTTCTCCCTTTCGTATCCGAATAGTCAAGTGGCAGTCTTATGA
- the LOC140880476 gene encoding probable galacturonosyltransferase-like 7, with protein sequence MQWVMRFSGFLSAAMAIMVLSPSLRSFHPAEAIRSSQVDSYLRPINDWGKFTFRKVPPFHNADECHSLKSGQFSVCDPSLVHVAITLDVEYLRGSIAAVHSILRHSRCPESVFFHFLVSETGLETLVRSTFPELKFRVYYFDPERVRGLISSSVRQALEQPLNYARNYLAEILEPCVKRVIYLDSDLVVVDDISKLWKTSLGRKTIGAPEYCHANFTKYFTSHFWSGFSGVFSGRRPCYFNTGVMVIDLGNWRRSGYTRLIERWMEIQKTSPHRIYELGSLPPYLLVFAGHVAPIDHRWNQHGLGGDNVRGSCRDLHPGPVSLLHWSGSGKPWHRLDSNEPCPLDSLWSPFDLRN encoded by the coding sequence ATGCAGTGGGTTATGAGATTTTCGGGTTTTTTATCTGCGGCGATGGCGATTATGGTACTCTCTCCTTCTCTGCGATCTTTTCATCCAGCGGAAGCTATTAGATCTTCTCAAGTGGATTCATATCTCAGACCCATTAACGATTGGGGGAAATTCACCTTCCGGAAGGTGCCGCCATTCCACAATGCCGATGAGTGCCACTCTTTAAAATCAGGGCAATTCAGTGTTTGCGATCCTTCTCTCGTCCATGTAGCGATAACCCTTGATGTGGAATATCTACGAGGTTCAATCGCCGCCGTGCATTCGATTCTCCGGCATTCCCGGTGCCCGGAGAGTGTGTTCTTCCATTTCCTGGTTTCTGAGACGGGTCTCGAAACCCTGGTCCGTTCCACCTTCCCCGAGTTGAAATTCAGAGTGTATTACTTCGACCCGGAACGGGTTCGGGGCCTCATCTCAAGCTCCGTGAGACAAGCCCTTGAACAGCCGCTGAATTATGCGAGGAATTATCTGGCGGAAATCCTTGAGCCATGCGTGAAACGGGTCATTTACCTGGATTCCGATCTCGTGGTGGTCGATGACATCTCGAAGCTATGGAAAACAAGCTTAGGGAGGAAGACCATCGGAGCACCCGAGTATTGCCACGCCAATTTCACCAAATACTTCACCAGCCACTTCTGGTCGGGATTCTCCGGCGTGTTTTCGGGCCGCCGCCCCTGCTACTTCAACACGGGCGTGATGGTGATAGATCTGGGAAACTGGAGGAGGTCCGGTTACACCCGCTTGATCGAGCGGTGGATGGAGATACAGAAAACGAGCCCTCACCGGATCTACGAGCTGGGGTCGCTGCCGCCGTATCTGCTGGTGTTCGCCGGTCACGTGGCTCCGATCGACCACCGGTGGAACCAGCATGGTTTGGGAGGGGACAACGTGCGCGGGAGCTGCAGGGACCTGCATCCTGGTCCAGTGAGCCTGCTACACTGGAGCGGCAGCGGTAAGCCGTGGCACCGGCTAGACTCCAATGAGCCATGCCCGCTGGACTCGTTGTGGTCTCCTTTCGATCTCAGGAACTAA